In Bacillus sp. DX3.1, the following proteins share a genomic window:
- the pruA gene encoding L-glutamate gamma-semialdehyde dehydrogenase yields MVVAYKHEPFTDFTVEANKVAFEEGLKTVESYLGQDYPLIIGGEKITTDDKIVSVNPANKEEVVGRVSKASRELAEKAMQVADETFQTWRKSKPEMRADILFRAAAIVRRRKHEFSAILVKEAGKPWNEADADTAEAIDFMEYYGRQMLKLKDGIPVESRPIEYNRFSYIPLGVGVIISPWNFPFAIMAGMTTAAVVSGNTVLLKPASTTPVVAAKFMEVLEEAGLPAGVVNFIPGSGSEVGDYLVDHPRTRFVSFTGSREVGIRIYERAAKVQPGQIWLKRVIAEMGGKDTIVVDKEADLELAAKSIVASAFGFSGQKCSACSRAVIHEDVYDHVLNRAVELTKELTVGNPAELGLNMGPVNDQAAFDKVMSYVAIGKEEGKIVAGGEGDDSKGWFIQPTIVADVAEDARLMKEEIFGPVVAFCKAKDFDHALAIANNTEYGLTGAVVSNNREHIEKAREDFHVGNLYFNRGCTGAIVGYQPFGGFNMSGTDSKAGGPDYLALHMQAKTTSETL; encoded by the coding sequence ATGGTAGTAGCATACAAACATGAGCCATTTACAGATTTCACAGTAGAGGCAAACAAAGTGGCATTTGAAGAAGGTTTAAAGACGGTAGAATCTTATCTTGGACAAGACTATCCATTAATTATCGGGGGAGAAAAAATCACTACAGACGATAAAATCGTTTCTGTGAACCCTGCAAATAAAGAAGAAGTCGTTGGCCGTGTTTCAAAAGCAAGCCGTGAATTAGCAGAAAAAGCGATGCAAGTGGCGGATGAAACATTCCAAACTTGGAGAAAATCAAAACCAGAAATGCGTGCAGACATTTTATTCCGCGCTGCAGCAATCGTTCGTCGTAGAAAACATGAGTTTTCTGCTATTCTTGTAAAAGAAGCAGGTAAACCATGGAATGAAGCAGATGCTGATACAGCAGAAGCAATCGACTTTATGGAATATTATGGTCGTCAAATGTTAAAATTGAAAGACGGTATTCCAGTAGAAAGCCGTCCAATTGAATATAACCGTTTCTCTTACATTCCATTAGGAGTAGGTGTTATCATTTCTCCTTGGAACTTCCCATTTGCAATTATGGCAGGTATGACAACAGCTGCAGTAGTTTCTGGTAATACAGTATTACTGAAGCCAGCTAGTACAACACCTGTAGTAGCTGCGAAATTTATGGAAGTATTAGAAGAAGCAGGATTACCTGCAGGCGTAGTAAACTTTATTCCTGGTAGCGGTTCTGAAGTTGGTGACTACTTAGTAGACCACCCACGTACACGCTTCGTGAGCTTCACTGGATCAAGAGAAGTAGGTATTCGTATTTACGAACGTGCAGCAAAAGTACAACCAGGTCAAATTTGGTTAAAACGTGTTATCGCTGAAATGGGCGGTAAAGATACAATCGTTGTTGATAAAGAAGCTGATCTTGAATTAGCAGCAAAATCTATCGTTGCATCTGCATTCGGATTCTCAGGACAAAAATGTTCTGCTTGCTCTCGTGCAGTAATCCATGAAGATGTATATGATCATGTATTAAATCGTGCTGTTGAATTAACAAAAGAATTAACAGTAGGAAACCCAGCTGAACTAGGCTTAAACATGGGACCAGTTAACGACCAAGCAGCATTTGATAAAGTAATGAGCTATGTTGCAATTGGTAAAGAAGAAGGTAAAATTGTAGCAGGTGGCGAAGGTGATGATTCTAAAGGTTGGTTCATTCAACCAACAATCGTTGCTGATGTTGCAGAAGATGCTCGCTTAATGAAAGAAGAAATCTTCGGACCAGTAGTCGCATTCTGCAAAGCAAAAGACTTTGATCATGCGCTTGCAATTGCAAACAATACAGAATACGGTTTAACAGGAGCTGTTGTTTCTAATAACCGTGAACATATCGAAAAAGCACGTGAAGACTTCCACGTTGGTAACTTATACTTCAACCGTGGATGCACAGGTGCAATCGTAGGTTACCAACCATTCGGTGGCTTTAACATGTCTGGTACAGACTCTAAAGCAGGTGGACCTGATTACCTAGCACTACACATGCAAGCAAAAACTACTTCTGAAACACTGTAA
- a CDS encoding TSUP family transporter: MDELSLQVIVLLVAFGFLAAFIDSVVGGGGLISLPALMFVGLPPASAIATNKLAATMGTFTSTIYFIRSKKVDFRIVGKLIPLTIIGAIAGALVVKFIPPDILRPLVLVMLVFIAIYIIVKKDWGSVSNYKKMTKGKALIFYFVILIVGFYDGFFGPGTGSFLIFAFLLIGLDFIRAAASGKVLNFVSNIVSLITFLFLDVIHFEYGIIMGLSMIAGAYLGSRFAVQKGVGYVRTLFLWVTILLIGKNILEYVHIL; encoded by the coding sequence ATGGATGAATTAAGTTTACAGGTTATTGTATTGCTGGTTGCTTTTGGTTTTTTAGCTGCATTTATCGATTCGGTTGTTGGAGGAGGAGGGTTAATTTCCCTTCCGGCACTTATGTTTGTAGGTTTGCCACCAGCTTCGGCAATTGCGACAAATAAGTTAGCTGCAACGATGGGCACATTTACAAGTACGATTTATTTTATTCGTTCGAAAAAGGTTGATTTTCGTATAGTGGGAAAGTTAATCCCGTTAACCATTATTGGAGCAATTGCAGGAGCATTAGTGGTGAAATTTATTCCGCCAGATATTTTACGTCCGCTTGTACTAGTCATGCTTGTTTTCATTGCCATTTATATTATTGTAAAAAAAGATTGGGGTAGTGTTTCCAACTATAAAAAGATGACAAAAGGAAAAGCATTAATATTTTACTTCGTTATTTTAATTGTCGGATTTTATGATGGGTTTTTCGGCCCAGGGACAGGATCCTTTTTAATTTTTGCATTTCTATTAATTGGTTTGGATTTTATTCGAGCCGCTGCATCTGGAAAAGTTTTGAATTTTGTTAGTAATATTGTATCTTTAATTACATTTTTATTTTTAGACGTTATTCATTTTGAATACGGCATTATTATGGGGTTATCTATGATTGCAGGAGCTTATTTAGGTTCAAGATTTGCTGTGCAAAAAGGGGTAGGATATGTTCGTACTTTATTTTTATGGGTGACAATTTTACTAATTGGAAAAAATATTTTGGAATATGTTCATATTTTATAA
- a CDS encoding CamS family sex pheromone protein: protein MKKIALAVLSLGLLVSGCSIGIKKEEKVVEKSGNSKEQAIVPKYAISDEYYKTTVPFEKGSARGLVVQGLNSRLDIDEFETGLMRIAKETFNTKDYLFQGGQFLDKETVQMLVKRKRTEQEQAELDESLKKQTGAQKVPNIGLNPMLEQGPPETLEVRNKKSPIYLSNILEHDYYARTGDKEVELGGVVIGLAMNSVHYFNEQHGYPREEKIDPAKLLEEGKRMAQEILPILQQKDSRLKNVPITFAIYSQEGKSSLVPGSFVSYAQVDKGSDKIGNWKAIDEKYYLFPSQAGLENQREDYTTIQNFTAKLSEYFKGDYTAVVGRGFYKDGQLKEMKIEIPVQFNGKAEVIGFTQYVAGLVMEYFPNYIKAQVTIKSVDRPEAVIIRDVKQDEPFVKILD, encoded by the coding sequence ATGAAAAAAATAGCATTAGCGGTATTGAGTCTGGGACTACTCGTAAGTGGATGTAGCATAGGCATAAAAAAAGAAGAAAAAGTTGTCGAGAAATCTGGTAACTCAAAAGAGCAAGCAATTGTTCCGAAGTACGCCATTTCTGATGAGTATTACAAAACGACGGTGCCATTCGAAAAAGGTTCTGCTCGTGGTTTAGTTGTACAAGGATTAAATAGTCGCTTAGATATTGACGAGTTTGAAACAGGATTAATGCGTATTGCAAAAGAAACGTTCAATACGAAAGATTATTTATTCCAAGGTGGTCAATTTTTAGATAAAGAAACGGTTCAAATGCTTGTGAAGAGAAAACGAACAGAACAAGAACAAGCAGAGTTAGACGAGTCGTTGAAAAAACAAACTGGCGCCCAAAAGGTTCCAAATATTGGACTGAATCCAATGTTAGAACAAGGACCTCCAGAAACATTAGAAGTGAGAAATAAAAAATCCCCAATTTATCTTTCTAATATTTTAGAGCACGATTATTATGCTCGAACAGGCGATAAGGAAGTTGAATTGGGTGGGGTTGTTATTGGTCTTGCGATGAATTCGGTTCATTATTTTAATGAGCAACATGGATACCCTCGTGAAGAAAAAATTGATCCAGCAAAGCTGTTGGAAGAAGGTAAGCGCATGGCGCAAGAAATTTTACCTATTTTACAACAGAAAGATTCAAGGCTTAAAAATGTTCCAATTACATTTGCTATTTACAGTCAAGAAGGGAAATCATCGCTCGTGCCAGGATCATTTGTATCATATGCTCAAGTAGATAAAGGCAGTGATAAAATAGGAAATTGGAAAGCAATTGATGAAAAGTATTACTTATTCCCATCTCAAGCAGGACTAGAAAATCAGCGTGAAGATTATACAACTATTCAAAACTTCACGGCAAAGCTGAGTGAGTATTTTAAAGGTGATTACACAGCTGTTGTTGGTAGAGGATTTTACAAAGATGGTCAATTAAAAGAGATGAAGATTGAAATCCCTGTTCAATTTAATGGGAAAGCAGAAGTAATTGGGTTTACGCAGTATGTAGCTGGACTTGTTATGGAATATTTCCCGAACTATATTAAGGCGCAAGTAACGATTAAATCTGTCGATCGTCCAGAAGCGGTTATTATTCGTGATGTGAAGCAGGATGAACCGTTTGTGAAAATTTTAGATTAA
- a CDS encoding DUF2892 domain-containing protein, with translation MKPNIGTINALIRITIGFVVLSCSTAKLVRKPWCTWFKVLLWLGAMKIAEGIVRFCPIVEACKFGKYMNMTDLKMPSMNLNKKGHVNTEEATHTSNHDKKETTGSYDASDKEIESEIEKALLTKPL, from the coding sequence ATGAAGCCAAACATCGGCACAATCAATGCCCTAATTCGTATTACAATCGGTTTTGTCGTACTGAGCTGTAGCACTGCTAAGCTTGTACGTAAACCATGGTGTACTTGGTTCAAAGTACTACTTTGGCTTGGTGCAATGAAAATTGCAGAGGGAATCGTTCGTTTCTGTCCCATTGTTGAAGCGTGTAAATTTGGAAAGTATATGAACATGACCGATTTAAAAATGCCTAGCATGAACTTAAATAAAAAAGGACATGTTAATACAGAAGAAGCAACTCATACTTCCAACCACGACAAGAAAGAAACAACAGGAAGTTATGACGCTTCTGACAAAGAGATTGAGTCAGAGATTGAAAAAGCTCTCTTGACGAAACCGCTTTGA
- the pcrA gene encoding DNA helicase PcrA has protein sequence MNTTNKLLNGLNPEQQKAVRTTDGPLLLMAGAGSGKTRVLTHRIAYLLGEKGVAPWNVLAITFTNKAAREMRERIDTLVGPEAEDIWISTFHSMCVRILRRDIDRIGINRNFTILDASDQLTVVKKIMKERNIDPKKFDPRSVLSGISNAKNELLSADKYAKQITNADPFEKLISDVYTEYQKRLLKNNSLDFDDLIMTTIHLFERIPEVLEFYQRKFQYIHVDEYQDTNRAQYILVNKLASRFKNLCVVGDSDQSIYRWRGADIANILSFEKDYDNAQVILLEQNYRSSQNILNAANAVIENNSNRKPKKLWTDNQVGSKISYYRAATEKDEAYFVAKKIRDEIQMGNRKYTDFAVLYRTNAQSRMVEEIFLKSNIPYKIIGGIKFYDRKEIKDILAYLRLIANPDDELSFARIINMPKRGIGATSIDKIINYGVQNGLSLTAVMDEIEHVGVSAKITKAVKEFASQLYNWVNMQEYLSVTELVKEVIEKTGYREMLHNERSLEAEGRLENLEEFLSVTQTFESQSEDKSLVAFLTDLALVADIDRVDEDPTAGEEVILMTMHSAKGLEFPVVFIVGLEEGVFPHTRSLMEEDEMQEERRLAYVGITRAEEELYLSNAQMRTLFGRTNMNATSRFISEIPAELIESLNETKPKRETFGAKARTAATTTRSRSAIVHPTVKTTGGEQIGWAVGDKASHQKWGVGTVVSVKGEGDAKELDIAFPSPIGIKRLLAKFAPVTKQ, from the coding sequence ATGAATACGACAAATAAATTATTAAATGGTTTAAATCCAGAGCAACAAAAGGCAGTGAGAACAACGGATGGCCCGCTTTTATTAATGGCAGGTGCTGGGAGTGGTAAGACGCGTGTACTAACGCATCGCATCGCTTACTTACTTGGTGAAAAAGGTGTGGCACCTTGGAATGTTTTAGCAATCACCTTCACAAACAAAGCGGCTCGTGAAATGCGTGAGCGTATTGATACGCTCGTTGGACCAGAAGCGGAAGATATTTGGATTTCTACGTTCCACTCGATGTGTGTGCGTATTTTACGTCGTGATATTGACCGTATTGGTATTAATCGTAATTTTACAATTCTAGATGCAAGCGATCAACTTACTGTTGTAAAAAAAATTATGAAAGAACGTAATATCGATCCAAAGAAATTTGATCCACGTTCTGTTCTTTCAGGTATTAGCAATGCAAAAAATGAATTGTTATCCGCTGACAAATATGCAAAACAGATAACAAATGCCGATCCATTTGAAAAATTAATCAGTGATGTGTATACAGAATATCAAAAACGTCTGTTAAAAAATAATTCATTAGATTTTGATGATTTGATTATGACGACGATTCATTTATTTGAGCGTATTCCAGAAGTGCTGGAGTTTTATCAACGTAAGTTCCAATATATTCACGTGGATGAGTACCAAGATACGAACAGAGCACAATATATTCTCGTAAATAAATTGGCGTCTCGCTTTAAAAATCTTTGCGTTGTTGGTGATTCCGATCAGTCAATTTATCGCTGGCGCGGAGCGGATATTGCTAACATCTTGTCATTTGAGAAGGATTATGACAATGCGCAGGTCATTTTGTTAGAACAAAACTACCGCTCATCGCAAAATATTTTAAATGCAGCGAACGCTGTAATTGAAAATAATTCAAATCGCAAGCCGAAGAAATTATGGACGGATAATCAAGTTGGAAGTAAAATTTCGTATTATCGTGCTGCAACTGAAAAGGATGAAGCCTATTTTGTTGCGAAAAAAATTCGTGATGAAATTCAGATGGGAAATCGAAAGTATACAGATTTTGCGGTGCTTTACCGTACAAATGCTCAGTCTCGTATGGTCGAGGAAATTTTCTTAAAGTCCAACATTCCATATAAAATTATTGGCGGGATTAAGTTCTACGACCGTAAAGAGATTAAAGATATTTTGGCATACTTACGTTTAATTGCGAATCCGGACGATGAACTTAGTTTTGCACGTATTATTAACATGCCGAAGCGCGGAATCGGTGCCACGTCTATCGATAAAATTATTAACTACGGCGTACAAAATGGACTTTCATTAACAGCTGTAATGGATGAAATCGAACATGTCGGTGTAAGTGCAAAAATCACGAAAGCTGTAAAGGAATTTGCGAGTCAATTATACAATTGGGTCAATATGCAAGAATATTTATCCGTTACCGAGCTTGTAAAAGAAGTAATTGAGAAAACCGGTTACCGTGAGATGCTACACAATGAGCGTTCTTTAGAAGCAGAAGGACGTCTTGAAAACTTAGAAGAGTTTTTATCTGTTACGCAAACGTTTGAATCACAGAGTGAAGATAAGAGTCTTGTTGCGTTCTTAACAGATTTAGCGCTTGTTGCGGATATCGATCGCGTGGATGAAGATCCAACTGCTGGAGAAGAAGTCATTTTAATGACGATGCACTCCGCAAAAGGGTTAGAATTCCCGGTTGTCTTTATTGTTGGATTAGAAGAAGGAGTCTTCCCACATACTCGTTCTCTTATGGAAGAAGATGAAATGCAAGAGGAACGTCGCCTTGCGTATGTCGGGATTACACGTGCGGAAGAAGAGTTGTACTTATCAAATGCCCAAATGCGTACTTTATTTGGTAGAACAAACATGAATGCAACGTCTCGTTTTATTTCAGAAATTCCTGCAGAATTAATTGAATCTCTTAATGAGACAAAACCGAAGCGTGAAACATTCGGTGCAAAAGCAAGAACCGCGGCAACGACAACTCGTTCTCGTTCGGCGATTGTACATCCAACTGTTAAAACAACAGGAGGAGAGCAGATTGGCTGGGCTGTCGGTGATAAAGCGTCCCATCAAAAGTGGGGAGTTGGTACGGTTGTAAGTGTAAAAGGTGAAGGCGATGCAAAAGAGTTAGATATTGCATTCCCAAGTCCGATTGGAATAAAACGCTTATTAGCAAAATTTGCACCTGTGACGAAACAATAG
- a CDS encoding heptaprenylglyceryl phosphate synthase: MYEISEWKHVFKLDPNKELSDEQLEMICESGTDAVIVGGSDGVTIDNVLHLLASIRRYTVPCVLEVSDLEALTPGFDFYYIPSVLNSQKVEWVTGLHHKALKEFGDIMNWDEIFMEGYCVLNPEAKVAKLTEAKCDLTEDDVIAYARMADKLLHLPIFYLEYSGIYGDAQLVKNVKAELQQAKLYYGGGISSAKEAKEMAQYADTVVVGNVIYDDMKAALQTVKAVKG, from the coding sequence ATGTACGAGATTTCCGAATGGAAACATGTATTTAAGCTTGATCCGAATAAGGAGTTAAGCGATGAACAATTAGAAATGATTTGTGAATCTGGAACGGACGCCGTTATTGTAGGCGGTAGTGATGGAGTTACAATTGATAATGTATTACATCTGCTAGCAAGCATTCGTAGATATACAGTCCCTTGTGTACTGGAGGTTTCTGATCTTGAAGCTCTTACACCGGGATTTGATTTTTATTACATCCCAAGTGTGTTAAATAGCCAAAAAGTAGAATGGGTAACGGGACTTCATCATAAGGCATTAAAAGAATTTGGAGATATTATGAACTGGGATGAAATTTTCATGGAAGGATATTGTGTATTAAATCCGGAAGCGAAAGTAGCAAAGCTGACCGAAGCGAAGTGTGATTTAACAGAAGATGATGTAATTGCCTATGCACGTATGGCGGACAAGCTCCTTCATTTACCTATTTTTTATTTGGAATATAGTGGTATTTACGGGGACGCCCAGCTTGTTAAAAACGTAAAAGCAGAATTACAACAAGCTAAGCTGTATTATGGTGGCGGAATTTCAAGTGCAAAAGAAGCAAAAGAAATGGCACAGTATGCCGATACAGTTGTGGTTGGAAATGTAATTTATGATGATATGAAAGCAGCTTTACAAACTGTAAAAGCTGTAAAAGGATAG
- a CDS encoding DUF4097 family beta strand repeat-containing protein translates to MKKVVFIALFLLIIGIIGAGAITVLGGAFNDTEIHKKETVASEKIDDIQVEAPAADVEIVPTDLKEIEVSLDGSVSKNVEDKYKFTVKETNNKLNVEFVTDDSLFGLQLGTVTDVKLQIKIPKKMYENIQATTSSGDAVARGLETKELTMKTSSGDLSLIDSKINNKLTATTSSGDAVTRGIEARELTMKASSGDLSLLDSKIDDKLTAKTSSGAIESKKNDIEMADFNTSSGKIQVDGLRSKNVVFKTSSGNIEYNDSNLKGDVECSTSSGDISMRFETLPDSLKVDFDGSSGKADVNVDGLSYEEKSKNTLIGVKGSGENNIKVRTSSGDFKLR, encoded by the coding sequence ATGAAAAAGGTCGTTTTTATTGCATTGTTTTTATTAATCATAGGGATTATTGGTGCAGGAGCAATAACGGTTTTGGGAGGGGCGTTTAATGATACTGAAATCCATAAAAAAGAAACGGTAGCTAGTGAGAAAATTGATGACATTCAAGTAGAGGCTCCTGCAGCAGATGTTGAAATCGTTCCAACTGATTTGAAAGAAATTGAAGTTTCATTAGATGGAAGTGTTAGCAAAAATGTAGAAGATAAGTATAAATTTACGGTGAAGGAAACGAATAATAAGTTAAATGTTGAGTTTGTAACAGATGATAGTTTATTTGGACTGCAACTTGGAACAGTTACAGATGTTAAACTGCAAATTAAAATTCCGAAGAAAATGTATGAAAATATACAAGCTACAACATCATCTGGAGATGCTGTAGCAAGAGGATTAGAGACAAAGGAGTTAACGATGAAAACTTCATCGGGGGACCTATCTCTAATAGATTCCAAAATAAATAACAAATTAACAGCTACAACATCATCTGGAGATGCTGTAACAAGAGGGATAGAGGCAAGGGAGTTAACAATGAAAGCTTCATCGGGGGACCTATCTTTATTAGATTCCAAAATAGATGACAAATTAACAGCTAAAACGTCTAGTGGCGCTATTGAAAGTAAGAAAAATGACATTGAGATGGCCGATTTCAATACAAGTAGTGGGAAAATTCAAGTAGATGGTCTTCGTTCTAAAAATGTAGTATTTAAAACTTCATCGGGTAATATTGAATATAATGATAGTAATTTAAAGGGCGATGTAGAATGTAGTACATCAAGCGGGGATATTAGTATGAGATTTGAGACGCTACCCGATTCTTTAAAAGTGGATTTTGATGGAAGTTCTGGAAAAGCAGATGTAAACGTAGATGGTCTATCATATGAAGAAAAATCGAAGAATACATTAATTGGAGTAAAGGGATCAGGAGAAAATAATATTAAAGTGAGAACAAGTTCAGGTGACTTTAAATTACGATAG
- a CDS encoding SPFH domain-containing protein — translation MREKQVFYVNGFLGVIGLLVLAGIGVFFLVQEMFVVAAPCLALAGILGTGIGIVQPNQAKVITFFGSYLGTIRENGLFLTIPFAFRQTVSLRVENFNSKKLKVNDVDGNPIEIAAVVVYKVVDSAKAIFGVEHYDEFVEIQSETAIRHVATKYPYDNFQDENCITLRGNSEEISEELKRELEARLEIAGVEVLETRLTHLAYATEIAHAMLQRQQAKAVLAARKEIVAGAVQIARDSIQKLAEEGTLDLDDERKANMVNNLLVAIVSDKGAQPVINTGSLY, via the coding sequence ATGAGAGAAAAACAAGTGTTTTACGTAAATGGCTTTCTAGGTGTTATCGGTCTTTTAGTTTTAGCAGGTATCGGCGTATTTTTCCTTGTACAGGAAATGTTCGTAGTAGCCGCACCCTGTCTTGCGTTAGCTGGAATTCTTGGAACTGGCATTGGAATTGTTCAGCCAAACCAAGCAAAAGTGATTACATTTTTCGGTAGCTATTTAGGAACAATCCGTGAAAATGGCTTATTTTTAACTATTCCTTTTGCATTTCGTCAAACTGTTTCTCTTCGCGTCGAGAACTTTAATAGTAAAAAATTAAAAGTAAACGATGTCGATGGAAACCCCATTGAAATTGCTGCCGTTGTTGTCTATAAAGTTGTCGACTCAGCAAAAGCAATCTTTGGCGTTGAACACTATGATGAATTCGTAGAAATTCAAAGTGAAACAGCAATTCGCCATGTGGCAACAAAATATCCGTATGACAATTTCCAAGATGAAAATTGCATAACATTACGTGGAAATTCTGAAGAAATATCAGAGGAATTAAAACGTGAATTAGAAGCACGCTTAGAAATTGCTGGTGTAGAAGTTTTAGAAACACGCTTAACACATTTAGCATACGCAACAGAAATTGCCCATGCGATGTTACAGCGTCAACAAGCAAAAGCAGTCTTAGCCGCCCGAAAAGAAATTGTTGCAGGTGCTGTCCAAATTGCGAGAGACTCTATCCAAAAGTTAGCTGAAGAAGGTACGCTAGATTTAGATGACGAGCGTAAAGCAAACATGGTCAACAACTTATTAGTTGCAATTGTTTCAGATAAAGGTGCACAACCGGTTATTAATACAGGAAGTCTCTATTAA
- the ligA gene encoding NAD-dependent DNA ligase LigA — protein sequence MSKEAAKQRIEELHDILNTFNYEYHVLDNPSVSDAEYDHHMQELIKLEAENPEFLTEDSPSIRVGGEVLDIFEKVMHQSPMLSLGNAFNEGDLRDFDRRVRQGIDGSNVRYICELKIDGLAVSLHYEKGRFVQGATRGDGVTGEDITQNLKTIKAIPLRLKEEVTLEARGEAYMPKRSFVKLNEEKEQNGEAVFANPRNAAAGSLRQLDPKIAAKRNLSMFVYGLADVKEKTIAAHSEALNLLGELGFKTNPNRRTCETIEDVIAYVEEWQEKRPNLDYEIDGIVIKVDDVALQESLGTTAKSPRWAIAYKFPAEEVVTQLTGIELSVGRTGVVTPTAELEPVRVAGTIVRRASLHNEDLIREKDIRIGDYVVVKKAGDIIPEVVNVIFDKRTGEEEEFHMPTHCPTCESELVRLEEEVALRCINPACPAQIREGLIHFVSRNAMNIDGLGERVITQLFDADYIRTFADLYPLTEEQLLQLERFGERSASKLVQAIEASKENSLERLLFGLGIRHVGAKAARTLAEHFETMDHLVKATEEELKAINEIGEKMAQSIVTYFDNEDVLGLLQQFKEYGVNMTYKGMKRADLQNIASYFAGKTIVLTGKLEVMGRSEAKKKIEELGGKVTGSVSKSTDLVVAGEAAGSKLAQAEKHNVEVWNEERFLQELNK from the coding sequence ATGTCAAAAGAAGCAGCGAAGCAGCGCATAGAAGAACTTCATGATATTTTGAATACATTCAATTACGAATATCACGTACTAGACAATCCTTCTGTTTCTGATGCAGAATATGATCACCACATGCAGGAGCTCATTAAGCTAGAAGCAGAAAACCCAGAATTTTTAACAGAAGACTCTCCCTCCATCCGTGTTGGGGGAGAGGTGCTTGATATATTTGAAAAAGTAATGCATCAATCACCGATGTTAAGCTTAGGAAATGCCTTTAATGAAGGGGATTTACGCGACTTTGATCGCAGAGTACGTCAAGGAATTGATGGTTCAAATGTAAGATATATATGCGAACTAAAAATTGACGGTCTTGCTGTTTCCCTTCATTATGAAAAAGGACGCTTCGTGCAGGGGGCAACACGCGGTGATGGTGTAACCGGCGAAGATATTACACAAAACTTAAAAACGATTAAAGCAATTCCACTTCGTTTGAAAGAAGAAGTAACATTAGAAGCACGCGGTGAGGCGTATATGCCAAAACGTTCGTTTGTAAAGTTAAATGAAGAGAAAGAGCAAAATGGTGAAGCTGTATTTGCAAACCCGCGTAACGCAGCGGCCGGATCACTGCGTCAGCTTGATCCAAAAATTGCGGCAAAGCGTAATTTATCTATGTTTGTATACGGCCTTGCTGATGTGAAAGAAAAAACGATTGCAGCTCATAGTGAAGCATTGAATTTGTTAGGAGAACTTGGATTCAAAACAAATCCAAATCGTCGCACATGTGAAACGATTGAAGATGTGATTGCTTATGTAGAAGAGTGGCAAGAAAAACGTCCAAATCTTGATTATGAGATTGATGGTATTGTAATTAAAGTAGATGATGTAGCTCTTCAGGAAAGTTTAGGAACAACCGCAAAAAGTCCGCGCTGGGCAATTGCGTATAAGTTTCCAGCGGAAGAAGTAGTAACGCAGTTAACGGGCATTGAACTAAGCGTGGGACGTACAGGTGTTGTGACGCCAACTGCTGAATTAGAGCCAGTGCGAGTAGCGGGAACGATTGTCCGTCGTGCATCTCTACATAATGAAGACTTAATTCGTGAAAAAGACATTCGAATTGGTGACTACGTTGTTGTGAAAAAAGCTGGAGACATTATTCCAGAGGTAGTTAACGTAATTTTTGATAAGCGTACGGGTGAAGAAGAAGAATTTCATATGCCAACGCATTGTCCAACATGTGAGAGTGAGCTTGTTCGTTTAGAAGAAGAAGTAGCGCTGCGCTGTATTAATCCAGCTTGTCCAGCACAAATTCGTGAAGGACTGATTCATTTCGTATCACGAAATGCAATGAATATTGATGGATTAGGTGAACGTGTTATTACACAGCTGTTTGATGCTGATTATATTCGTACATTTGCAGATCTTTATCCGTTAACCGAAGAACAGTTGTTACAATTAGAACGTTTTGGCGAGAGGTCAGCTTCGAAATTAGTGCAAGCGATTGAAGCTTCTAAGGAAAATTCATTAGAGCGACTATTGTTTGGGCTTGGCATTCGTCATGTTGGAGCAAAAGCTGCGCGCACATTAGCGGAGCATTTTGAAACGATGGATCATCTCGTAAAAGCAACAGAAGAAGAATTAAAAGCAATTAATGAAATTGGTGAAAAGATGGCACAATCGATTGTCACGTACTTTGATAACGAGGACGTACTAGGATTGTTACAACAATTTAAAGAATATGGCGTTAACATGACTTATAAAGGTATGAAACGTGCTGATCTACAAAATATTGCATCGTACTTTGCTGGCAAAACGATTGTTTTGACAGGAAAACTTGAAGTAATGGGACGTAGTGAAGCAAAGAAGAAGATTGAAGAATTAGGTGGAAAAGTAACAGGAAGTGTAAGTAAAAGTACAGATTTAGTCGTTGCTGGTGAAGCAGCAGGATCAAAACTGGCGCAAGCAGAGAAGCATAACGTTGAGGTTTGGAATGAAGAGAGGTTCTTACAAGAGCTGAATAAGTAA